A section of the Methanoregula formicica SMSP genome encodes:
- a CDS encoding PAS domain S-box protein, with translation METAVREPPSIVPFRPAVLAVLSVLVVLTTIYCLTTGIQIVFPHLYYVPIILAAYWYQRNGVLYAAVMGLIYLSLVTLFIGYNPNNVVAAFTRCVAFVVIAGVVAVLSHKIAEKHASLERSEEKFRTIWENIPAGVMLVDADTHEIAAVNPEFEQMTGYMEKEMIGRSCHQFVCPAEKGSCPISDKGMTIDHSERLVLTRNGKSFPVIKTVRPVTIGGRALLIEIMCSHEAKENT, from the coding sequence ATGGAAACAGCGGTGCGGGAACCCCCATCGATAGTACCGTTCAGGCCGGCCGTTCTCGCCGTGTTATCGGTCCTCGTGGTCCTCACCACGATCTACTGCCTGACTACCGGCATCCAGATAGTGTTCCCGCACCTGTATTATGTCCCCATCATCCTTGCAGCGTACTGGTACCAGAGGAACGGGGTGCTGTATGCCGCAGTCATGGGTCTCATCTATCTCTCGCTTGTTACCCTCTTTATCGGGTACAATCCCAACAATGTTGTTGCAGCGTTCACCCGCTGCGTTGCTTTCGTGGTAATCGCAGGAGTCGTTGCGGTCCTCTCCCACAAGATCGCTGAAAAACACGCCTCGCTGGAACGTTCAGAAGAGAAATTCCGCACGATCTGGGAGAATATCCCGGCCGGAGTCATGCTTGTTGATGCTGACACCCACGAGATCGCAGCTGTCAACCCGGAATTCGAACAGATGACCGGGTATATGGAGAAGGAGATGATCGGCCGCTCCTGCCACCAGTTTGTCTGCCCTGCGGAGAAAGGGTCGTGCCCGATCAGCGACAAAGGCATGACCATCGACCATTCGGAGCGGCTTGTGCTCACCCGAAACGGGAAGTCTTTTCCGGTGATCAAGACCGTGAGACCGGTCACGATTGGCGGCCGGGCACTCCTTATTGAGATTATGTGCTCGCACGAGGCGAAAGAGAACACGTGA
- a CDS encoding C39 family peptidase, with protein MMRPGPILFIGMFFVAGIILLAATLSATGMYARDNGRITYGLDSQLPAPRYYTGIDFDSLSSNSHLTVIPLKSYRQQVTNYSCGAAAAMTVMSYYGRPVNNTDDEEILLAHEMNPDVSEKTGINPEQMTSWFNRHGWNATWHTGGSREMLLSNLKAGVPTIVEWIDWGGHWVVVVGYDTRGTETVWDDVIIFADSVDCHDDRVDGITYANYGQFDAMWFDAHYFPAEMRNRVYIIARPA; from the coding sequence ATGATGCGACCCGGCCCAATCCTGTTCATCGGAATGTTTTTTGTTGCCGGTATCATCCTGCTTGCCGCGACTCTGTCGGCAACCGGTATGTATGCCCGTGATAATGGCCGGATAACCTACGGGCTCGACAGCCAGCTTCCCGCTCCGCGGTACTATACCGGCATCGACTTTGATTCCCTCTCGTCCAACAGTCACCTCACCGTCATTCCCCTGAAGAGCTACCGGCAGCAGGTGACGAACTACAGCTGCGGAGCGGCTGCAGCCATGACCGTGATGTCCTATTACGGCAGACCGGTCAACAACACGGATGACGAAGAGATCCTGCTTGCCCATGAGATGAATCCCGACGTCTCGGAAAAGACCGGCATCAATCCCGAACAGATGACCTCGTGGTTCAACCGGCACGGCTGGAACGCCACGTGGCATACTGGGGGAAGCCGGGAGATGCTCCTTTCCAACCTGAAGGCCGGGGTACCTACGATTGTCGAGTGGATTGACTGGGGCGGCCACTGGGTAGTCGTGGTCGGGTATGACACGCGGGGAACGGAAACCGTCTGGGATGATGTCATCATCTTTGCCGATTCCGTTGACTGTCACGATGACCGGGTGGACGGGATCACGTACGCCAACTACGGACAGTTCGATGCCATGTGGTTCGATGCCCATTACTTCCCAGCGGAGATGCGGAACCGTGTGTATATTATCGCCCGCCCGGCCTGA
- the rbr gene encoding rubrerythrin, with product MKFKGSKTEKNLLAAFAGESQARNRYSFFASVARKEGYEQIAAIFEDTAANEREHAKLFFKELKGGEVTITAGYPAGVIGTTKENLKAAADGEKMEWGMLYPDFAATAKKEGFPEISRLFSNVAKVEAHHEARYRKLYENVMKGKVFKAGSSVQWHCRNCGHVMSGKNAPAKCPVCDHPQAHFELLAENY from the coding sequence ATGAAGTTCAAGGGTAGCAAGACCGAGAAGAACCTGCTCGCGGCATTTGCCGGCGAGTCGCAGGCACGGAACAGGTACAGTTTCTTTGCAAGCGTTGCACGGAAAGAGGGCTATGAGCAGATCGCCGCGATCTTCGAGGACACGGCGGCCAACGAACGCGAGCACGCAAAACTCTTCTTCAAGGAGCTCAAGGGCGGCGAGGTCACCATCACTGCCGGCTATCCCGCCGGTGTGATCGGGACAACAAAGGAGAACCTGAAAGCTGCGGCCGATGGCGAGAAGATGGAATGGGGCATGCTCTACCCGGACTTTGCAGCAACCGCAAAGAAAGAGGGCTTCCCGGAGATCTCCCGGCTCTTTTCGAATGTCGCAAAGGTCGAGGCCCATCACGAGGCGCGGTACCGGAAACTGTACGAGAACGTTATGAAGGGCAAAGTCTTCAAGGCGGGATCATCTGTCCAGTGGCACTGCCGGAACTGCGGCCACGTGATGAGCGGGAAGAACGCCCCCGCCAAGTGCCCAGTCTGCGACCACCCGCAGGCGCACTTCGAGCTGCTGGCGGAGAACTACTGA